The following coding sequences lie in one Eubacterium ventriosum genomic window:
- a CDS encoding Fur family transcriptional regulator, which translates to MAGKYKTKQQSAIKECLEMHKDGYVTVMDIENFLKENDCSVGLTTIYRHLEKMEKDGIVTKFSVEGQPGACFQYIEQGENQDCFYIKCEECGEVTKMECHHLAELYSHVNADHHFSINPKKTIFYGKCEKCGKCGEKNK; encoded by the coding sequence GTGGCAGGAAAGTATAAAACAAAACAGCAGTCAGCTATTAAGGAGTGTCTCGAAATGCACAAAGATGGCTATGTTACTGTTATGGATATAGAAAATTTTTTGAAAGAGAATGACTGTTCAGTGGGACTAACAACTATTTACAGACATTTAGAAAAAATGGAGAAGGATGGTATTGTAACGAAGTTTAGCGTGGAAGGTCAGCCGGGCGCTTGCTTTCAGTACATAGAACAGGGTGAAAATCAGGATTGTTTCTATATTAAATGTGAAGAGTGCGGAGAAGTGACGAAGATGGAATGCCATCATTTGGCGGAGTTATATAGTCACGTGAACGCAGACCATCATTTTAGTATTAATCCTAAGAAAACTATATTCTATGGAAAATGCGAGAAATGCGGAAAGTGTGGAGAAAAAAATAAATAA
- a CDS encoding metal ABC transporter substrate-binding protein produces the protein MKKEFIRENKFSRKTEFLRKSVVFIVTISMILGMTGCGKTTEKEDNYRLKIVTSLFPYYDMARAVIGDVKGIDLKMTVTPGQDSHSFEPTPSDVIQMENADVLIYNGGSLETWIDTLLDSLNNKNQIQMKMMDYVDVLNEEIVEGMDTRFEEHDHDEHSHKEDNHNKEKHKEDSHSEENHKEDNHSEDSSNDSEFHNEDSEEEHEETDEHIWTSPVNEIIMTEKICETLSKALPEEKENFQKNAENYISQLKELDNEFRTIVENAKINEIIFADKFPLQYFAKEYGLKYYAAFPGCGSDMEPSAKTIGFLVDKIKEDNIKAVFYLELSSHIVADAIETDTGAKPLQFNSCHNITQKQFDSGVTYVDLMKENVNNLKIALGE, from the coding sequence TTGAAAAAAGAATTTATTCGAGAAAACAAATTTAGCAGGAAAACAGAATTTTTAAGAAAATCAGTAGTTTTTATTGTGACCATATCTATGATTTTGGGAATGACTGGTTGCGGCAAAACTACTGAAAAAGAAGATAACTATAGATTGAAAATAGTGACTTCTCTTTTTCCATATTATGATATGGCAAGAGCGGTTATAGGGGATGTTAAGGGAATTGATTTAAAGATGACTGTTACACCGGGACAGGACAGTCATTCTTTTGAACCAACACCTAGCGATGTTATTCAGATGGAAAATGCGGATGTGCTTATATATAATGGTGGTTCACTTGAAACATGGATTGATACGTTGCTTGATTCCTTAAATAATAAGAATCAGATTCAGATGAAAATGATGGATTATGTTGACGTTCTTAATGAAGAGATTGTGGAAGGAATGGATACAAGATTCGAAGAACACGACCATGATGAGCACAGTCATAAAGAAGACAACCATAACAAGGAAAAACATAAAGAGGATAGTCATAGCGAGGAAAATCATAAGGAAGATAATCACAGTGAAGATAGTTCAAATGATTCGGAGTTTCATAATGAAGATTCAGAAGAGGAACACGAAGAAACAGATGAACATATATGGACTTCACCTGTTAATGAAATAATTATGACAGAGAAAATCTGTGAAACATTAAGTAAGGCTTTGCCAGAAGAAAAAGAAAATTTTCAGAAGAATGCTGAAAACTATATAAGTCAGTTAAAAGAGCTGGATAATGAATTTAGAACTATTGTCGAAAATGCTAAGATTAACGAAATTATTTTTGCGGACAAGTTTCCGTTACAGTATTTTGCAAAGGAATATGGCTTAAAGTATTATGCAGCTTTTCCGGGATGTGGAAGTGATATGGAGCCTAGTGCCAAAACTATTGGGTTCCTTGTGGACAAGATTAAGGAAGACAATATTAAGGCTGTATTTTATTTGGAATTAAGCAGTCATATTGTGGCGGACGCAATTGAAACTGACACAGGAGCAAAACCGCTTCAGTTTAATTCCTGTCATAATATTACGCAGAAACAGTTTGACAGCGGAGTAACTTATGTTGATTTAATGAAGGAAAATGTTAATAACTTAAAAATAGCATTAGGAGAATGA
- a CDS encoding metal ABC transporter permease: MISEMFAHGFIQRAFIGGVLVSLCAALLGVSLVLKRYSMIGDGLSHVSFGALSIAIALGFAPIKFSIPIVIIAAFFLLRLAENGKMKSDAAIAMVSASSLAIGVIVTSLTTGLSTDVCSYMFGSILAMSKDDVIFSVVLSVVVLIMFGFCYHRIFAVTFDESFSKATGVKVGMYNTLISIFTAVTVVLGIKMMGAMLISSLIIFPALTSMRVFKSFLSVTICSAILAVINFTAGLLCSYAFSIPAGASVVVANLCMFIIFCIIGNLAFLKRK; encoded by the coding sequence ATGATTAGTGAAATGTTTGCCCATGGATTTATACAGAGGGCTTTTATCGGAGGAGTATTGGTATCACTTTGCGCAGCTCTTTTAGGCGTCAGCCTTGTTTTAAAAAGATATTCAATGATAGGTGACGGTTTGTCACACGTTTCATTTGGAGCATTGTCCATAGCAATAGCTTTGGGATTTGCACCAATTAAGTTTTCAATACCAATTGTTATAATTGCAGCCTTTTTCTTACTTAGATTGGCAGAAAACGGTAAGATGAAAAGTGATGCGGCAATAGCTATGGTGTCAGCTTCATCACTGGCAATTGGTGTTATTGTTACATCGTTAACAACAGGACTTAGCACAGATGTGTGTAGTTATATGTTTGGTAGTATTTTGGCAATGTCTAAAGATGATGTTATTTTTAGTGTTGTACTGTCTGTTGTTGTACTTATAATGTTTGGATTTTGCTATCATAGAATTTTCGCAGTGACTTTCGATGAAAGTTTTTCGAAAGCAACAGGTGTGAAAGTTGGAATGTACAATACACTTATTTCTATTTTTACGGCGGTAACTGTTGTACTTGGAATAAAAATGATGGGAGCAATGTTGATTTCAAGTCTTATTATTTTTCCGGCGCTTACTTCAATGAGAGTTTTTAAAAGCTTTTTAAGTGTAACGATATGTTCTGCAATTCTTGCGGTAATAAATTTTACGGCAGGTTTGCTTTGTTCATACGCTTTTTCAATTCCTGCCGGAGCAAGCGTTGTTGTTGCTAATTTGTGTATGTTTATTATATTTTGCATTATTGGAAATTTGGCATTTCTAAAGAGAAAATAG
- a CDS encoding DUF4125 family protein, which yields MDINGFIEELDSLYTERRINDVEPFFNESIEQAKKENDLAAQFTILNEMMGFFRDTSQFEKSIKACNDCIELMKKMGIEGTVDYATSLQNVANAYRAAGKLAESLEVYKEVFSIYNENIPSDDYRMASLNNNIALLYQEMNDFPMAVQHLKKALSIIEKIEGMDIEVATTYTNLAASLIEINQASQAEDYLKKALEIFDRDEVKNFHYSGALCAMASVKCSLNQYEEAAKLYEKALPEIEANMGRGSAYNITKENLAKVFDKIKEEKKELTGIELAKSFYEEYGKDMIHNNFSEYEDKIAVGFVGEGSERFGFDDVYSRDHDFGPGFCMWITEDVYEKIGEKLQDEYNKLPKSYKGITRVDTIMAEGRVGVCVVEDFYKKYTGSGDGNLTLEQWINLEDYKIATVTNGEVFRDDLGYFSKIRRKFENQPFQARLVKLARQLGAMAQTGQSNYERAMARKDYVTAQICISDFMKETMKCVYILNNKFAPYYKWLFKGVSRLDGTEKIVSLLEKLSQLPAQKNAWDGYLYDNTKFNEKDEKAIIMEEIAKIIIDKLLELKLIKNRNSNFLNDYVRPIMDLAEGKVEMFDREKTIDKIVKLEFEAFDKVQNVGGRASCQNNWPFFYVMRKSQYMTWTDEMLECICNLWEENKAKGWNMITEKYGRMMEHTSPEEYKKIKDNFPEKSERTIAIVNQIAQIQVDWMKDFAKSYPKLASNARDITSDADQIDNTSYETYLKGELLTYSEELLKLYAQFIVNLAREGKNLAYMTIENTAHLQGYATLEAAESSIR from the coding sequence ATGGATATTAACGGTTTTATAGAAGAGTTGGATAGTTTGTATACGGAAAGAAGAATTAACGATGTCGAGCCATTTTTCAATGAAAGCATAGAACAGGCAAAAAAAGAAAATGACTTGGCAGCTCAGTTTACAATTCTTAATGAAATGATGGGATTTTTCAGGGATACAAGTCAGTTTGAAAAGTCTATTAAGGCATGTAATGATTGCATAGAATTAATGAAGAAAATGGGGATTGAAGGAACTGTGGATTATGCTACTTCCCTTCAAAATGTGGCAAACGCTTACAGAGCGGCAGGAAAACTTGCGGAATCTTTAGAAGTTTATAAAGAAGTTTTTTCTATATATAATGAGAATATTCCAAGTGATGATTATAGAATGGCAAGTCTTAACAATAACATTGCTCTTTTGTATCAGGAGATGAATGATTTTCCTATGGCAGTCCAACATCTTAAAAAGGCACTGTCCATTATAGAAAAAATAGAAGGAATGGATATTGAAGTTGCCACAACTTATACAAATCTGGCAGCGTCATTGATTGAAATTAATCAGGCAAGTCAGGCGGAAGACTACCTTAAGAAGGCTTTGGAAATATTTGACAGAGATGAAGTGAAAAACTTTCATTACAGCGGAGCCCTTTGTGCCATGGCAAGTGTTAAGTGTAGCTTAAATCAGTATGAAGAGGCAGCTAAATTATACGAAAAGGCGTTGCCGGAGATAGAAGCAAATATGGGACGTGGCAGTGCTTATAATATTACAAAAGAAAATCTGGCAAAGGTTTTTGACAAAATAAAAGAAGAAAAGAAAGAACTTACAGGTATAGAGCTGGCAAAAAGTTTTTATGAAGAGTACGGCAAGGATATGATTCATAATAATTTTTCTGAATATGAGGACAAAATAGCGGTGGGATTCGTTGGGGAAGGTTCAGAGCGATTTGGCTTTGATGATGTTTATTCAAGAGACCACGATTTCGGCCCGGGATTTTGTATGTGGATTACGGAAGATGTTTATGAGAAAATCGGTGAAAAACTTCAGGATGAATATAACAAACTTCCAAAAAGTTATAAGGGCATTACAAGAGTTGACACCATTATGGCTGAAGGAAGAGTGGGCGTTTGTGTAGTTGAAGATTTTTATAAAAAGTATACAGGTTCTGGAGATGGAAATCTAACATTAGAACAATGGATTAATCTTGAAGATTATAAAATTGCAACAGTTACTAACGGTGAAGTTTTTAGGGACGATTTAGGATATTTTTCTAAGATAAGAAGAAAATTTGAAAATCAGCCTTTTCAGGCAAGACTTGTTAAGCTTGCAAGACAGCTTGGGGCAATGGCTCAGACAGGTCAGAGCAATTATGAAAGAGCAATGGCAAGGAAAGATTATGTAACGGCACAGATTTGCATTTCTGATTTTATGAAAGAGACAATGAAATGTGTGTACATTTTAAATAATAAGTTTGCACCGTACTACAAATGGCTTTTTAAGGGAGTTAGTAGATTGGATGGAACTGAGAAGATTGTTTCATTGCTTGAAAAATTAAGTCAGCTTCCTGCTCAGAAGAATGCTTGGGATGGTTATTTGTATGACAATACTAAGTTTAATGAAAAAGATGAAAAAGCCATTATTATGGAAGAAATAGCAAAAATTATAATTGATAAATTATTGGAACTAAAACTAATAAAGAATAGAAATTCAAACTTTTTAAATGACTATGTGAGACCAATTATGGATTTGGCAGAAGGGAAAGTTGAAATGTTTGACAGAGAAAAAACAATAGATAAAATAGTAAAACTTGAATTTGAAGCTTTTGATAAAGTGCAGAATGTTGGTGGAAGAGCGTCTTGTCAGAATAATTGGCCTTTCTTCTATGTTATGAGAAAGAGTCAGTATATGACTTGGACAGATGAAATGCTAGAGTGCATTTGCAATCTTTGGGAAGAAAACAAGGCTAAGGGTTGGAATATGATTACCGAGAAATATGGAAGAATGATGGAACATACTTCACCTGAAGAATATAAGAAGATTAAAGATAATTTTCCTGAAAAATCGGAGAGAACAATAGCAATTGTAAATCAGATTGCACAGATTCAGGTAGACTGGATGAAGGATTTTGCTAAGAGTTATCCAAAGCTTGCATCTAATGCAAGGGATATAACAAGTGATGCTGATCAGATTGATAACACTTCTTATGAAACTTATTTAAAGGGAGAGTTATTAACATATTCAGAAGAATTGTTGAAACTTTATGCACAATTTATTGTAAATCTGGCAAGAGAGGGAAAAAATCTTGCATATATGACTATAGAAAATACAGCACATTTACAGGGATATGCAACATTGGAAGCTGCAGAAAGTAGCATAAGATAA